One window of the Torulaspora delbrueckii CBS 1146 chromosome 6, complete genome genome contains the following:
- the XRN1 gene encoding chromatin-binding exonuclease XRN1 (similar to Saccharomyces cerevisiae KEM1 (YGL173C); ancestral locus Anc_8.126) gives MGIPKFFRYISERWPLILQLIEGSQIPEFDNLYLDMNSILHNCTHGNDDDVTKRMTEEEVFAKIYAYIDHLFHTIKPKKVFYMAIDGVAPRAKMNQQRARRFRTAMDAEKAFEKAVANGEEIPKGEPFDSNSITPGTEFMAKLTKNLQYFIHDKITNDSKWRDIDVIFSGHEVPGEGEHKIMDFIRNLRAQKDFDSNTRHCIYGLDADLIMLGLSVHDPHFALLREEVVFGRRSSTAKSLENQNFYLLHISILREYMQLEFQEIADELQFDYDFERILDDFILVMFVIGNDFLPNLPDLHLNKGAFPVLLQTFKEALLHVDGYINEHGQINLERLGVWLEYLSKFEQMNFERSDVDVDWFNQQLENISLEGEKERARTGKKLLLKQQKKIVGLVKPWVIDVMSQRFHPNLAEEDVPTLSLDDDRITENLEFLKEFAFQLGLFVTHSRSKDTYSLKVDVDAINPEETDEEFEQRQKSIRKTLKRYQQAILVEDQEELDNEREVYDERFAQWKDKYYKDKLGFSFNETEKLTKLCQNYVEGLQWVLYYYYRGCQSWGWYYRHHYSPRISDLKLGLDQVISFEKGHPFTPFQQLMAVLPERSKNLIPTALRPLMFNENSPIRDFYPKEVDLDKNGKTADWEAVVLLSFVDEHRLIDAMAPYLPRLSPEEKVRNGVGKDLIYYFNPQVDVLYKSPLSGIFSDIEHDHCVEREFTPPQIEESQFRYGLLPGAKVGPNLLAGFPSLETVPFRGELAYNETWVFQQPSKQQSMVLNVQNIYEENNVTLEDLSKRFLNKVVYTRWPFLRESKLVSITDGHKVYEKSEASNAKIVIRPADDSEVKLFKSLKSSTVRNYSKDKAVSLKKVNAIVKVLPVTDLARNARGAFVKMFSSEPEYYPLQLMVDSVANEDERFIEREPAPIDQEFPQGSHVIFLGDYAYGGEAIIDGFSTSTRLKLTVKKASSRSEPTIGKERAKIDNSLVKYFPSFVVSKRLQLHPLFLSKITAKFLVANSSGRHTNVGIPIKFEARHEKVLGYARRNPRGWEFSSLAIQLIEDYRRTFHDFFTRLSQTRSNIPSIGELYPELTNDKSDRILEDVKKWLKTATEKFVKVSLESDSLTKVSMQAVEEHILTYSSYLDKVEKKQLAKVPCDAVLDPKTSFAMLRGQKFDLGDRVVYVQDSGKVPLFSKGTVVGYTTLGSRLSIQVLFDNEIVAANKFGGRLRTNRGLGLDASFLLNITNRQFIYHSKASKEATEQKKTIKGSTAAQRARVVDIKKQRAHDLLTHIKKPDGENSTKPKLKKAEPKTKDQKPAVSNLENIPASGPNAGGANTMSANTLYNAVVNQYSNGGFYPQNVAPSGSQPNGGLPYHLPPGFVQQPFVPMQPPYANPIHPMNGQPPFPFPLPNQAHQEPPKVDEKATNGLRNAVKGKNVRKNMSNQRSEGRTTDRRPDGHKSMGSHSRGEDSKKQEPKDSKPAAAEN, from the coding sequence ATGGGTATTCCAAAATTCTTTAGGTACATCTCTGAAAGATGGCCTTTAATTTTACAACTTATCGAGGGAAGCCAGATACCCGAGTTTGATAATCTTTATTTGGATATGAATTCGATTCTGCATAACTGTACACATGGaaatgatgacgatgtgACGAAGAGAATgacagaggaagaggtgTTTGCCAAGATTTATGCGTATATTGACCATCTGTTCCATACCATAAAGCCTAAGAAAGTGTTCTATATGGCAATTGACGGTGTGGCACCTCGTGCTAAGATGAATCAACAGAGAGCGCGTAGATTTAGAACCGCAATGGATGCAGAGAAGGCCTTTGAAAAGGCCGTGGCCAATGGTGAAGAGATTCCGAAGGGTGAACCGTTTGATTCTAACTCTATTACTCCAGGTACAGAGTTTATGGCTAAATTGACAAAGAATTTACAGTATTTCATTCATGACAAAATTACAAACGATTCGAAGTGGAGAGATATAGATGTCATATTTTCCGGTCACGAAGTGCCCGGTGAAGGTGAACACAAGATAATGGATTTCATCAGAAATTTGAGAGCCcagaaagattttgattCCAACACAAGACATTGTATCTATGGGTTGGATGCGGATCTTATCATGTTAGGGTTATCCGTTCACGATCCTCATTTTGCATTATTAAGAGAAGAAGTCGTTTTTGGTAGAAGATCAAGCACCGCTAAGAGCTtggaaaatcaaaatttctACTTGCTGCATATATCGATCCTTAGGGAATACATGCAATTGGAGTTTCAAGAGATTGCTGATGAATTACAGTTTGATTACGATTTTGAACGTATCTTGGATGATTTTATCTTGGTCATGTTTGTCATCGGTAATGATTTTCTGCCAAACTTGCCAGACTTACACCTGAATAAAGGTGCTTTCCCCGTTTTATTacaaactttcaaagaagcattGTTACATGTTGACGGTTATATTAACGAACATGGTCAGAtcaatttggaaagattAGGTGTTTGGCTCGAATATTTATCCAAATTTGAACAGATGAATTTCGAACGTTCAGATGTCGATGTCGATTGGTTTAATCAGCAATTGGAAAACATCTCTTTAGAAGgtgagaaagaaagagctcGTACGGGTAAAAAACTGCTACTAAAACaacaaaagaaaattgtcGGTTTGGTCAAACCTTGGGTGATTGACGTGATGTCTCAACGATTCCATCCAAATcttgctgaagaagatgtaCCAACTTTAAGTCTGGATGACGATCGTATTACAGAGAACTTGGAGTTCCTGAAAGAGTTCGCCTTCCAATTGGGGCTATTTGTTACCCATTCTCGATCAAAGGATACgtattctttgaaagtggaCGTTGATGCGATTAACCCAGAAGAAaccgatgaagaatttgaacaacGTCAAAAATCAATACGGAAAACCTTAAAAAGATATCAGCAGGCTATCCTCGTTGAGGACcaagaagagcttgacAATGAAAGGGAAGTCTACGACGAGAGATTTGCACAATGGAAAGACAAATACTATAAGGATAAACTGGGTTTCAGCTTCAACGAAACAGAAAAACTCACGAAGTTATGCCAGAACTACGTTGAAGGTTTGCAATGGGTGTTGTATTATTATTATAGGGGTTGTCAGTCATGGGGTTGGTACTACCGTCATCACTACTCTCCTCGTATTTCTGACTTGAAACTTGGTTTAGACCAGGTGATTTCTTTTGAGAAGGGCCATCCATTCACGCCATTCCAGCAATTAATGGCTGTTCTACCAGAGAGATCCAAAAACTTGATTCCAACTGCTTTGAGACCACTAATGTTCAATGAAAACTCTCCTATTCGTGATTTCTATCCAAAGGAGGTTGATTTGGATAAAAATGGCAAGACTGCTGATTGGGAAGCAGTTGTATTGCTATCATTTGTCGACGAACATAGATTGATAGATGCCATGGCTCCTTACTTGCCCAGACTCTCTCCGGAAGAGAAAGTAAGAAATGGGGTCGGAAAAGACTTGATATACTATTTCAACCCTCAAGTTGACGTTCTTTACAAGAGTCCCTTGAGTGGTATCTTCTCAGATATTGAGCATGATCACTGTGTTGAAAGAGAGTTCACTCCTCCACAAATCGAAGAATCTCAATTTCGTTATGGTTTGTTGCCTGGCGCTAAGGTCGGTCCAAACCTTTTGGCCGGTTTTCCAAGTTTAGAAACTGTTCCTTTCCGAGGAGAATTAGCATATAACGAAACATGGGTTTTCCAACAGCCATCCAAGCAACAGTCTATGGTTctcaatgttcaaaatatctATGAGGAGAACAACGTGACATTAGAGGACTTGAGTAAACGTTTTCTGAACAAAGTCGTTTACACAAGATGGCCATTTCTAAGAGAATCAAAATTGGTATCTATTACTGACGGACATAAAGTTTATGAGAAATCTGAAGCCTCGAACGCCAAAATTGTGATTAGGCCTGCAGATGACTCAGAGGTTAAACTGTTTaagtctttgaagtcttcCACAGTCAGAAATTATTCCAAGGATAAGGCAgtgtctttgaaaaaagtaAATGCCATAGTAAAAGTTTTGCCTGTTACTGATCTAGCGAGAAATGCGAGGGGTGCATTCGTCAAAATGTTTAGTTCTGAACCTGAATACTACCCGTTGCAACTCATGGTAGATTCAGTTGCGaatgaggatgaaagattcattGAGAGAGAGCCTGCTCCGATCGATCAGGAGTTTCCTCAAGGTTCGCATGTCATTTTCCTCGGTGATTACGCCTATGGTGGGGAAGCCATAATTGATGGTTTCAGTACTAGCACCAGACTCAAGTTAACTGTGAAGAAGGCATCATCTAGATCGGAACCCACTATTGGTAAGGAAAGAGCAAAGATCGATAATTCTTTAGTCAAGTACTTCCCATCTTTTGTTGTGTCGAAAAGGTTACAACTACATCCACTGTTTTTGTCTAAGATTACTGCCAAATTTTTAGTTGCAAACTCTTCTGGAAGGCACACCAATGTTGGTATTCCAATCAAATTCGAAGCTCGTCATGAAAAAGTACTTGGATATGCGAGACGGAATCCCAGGGGTTGGGAGTTTTCCTCTTTGGCTATTCAGTTGATTGAGGATTACAGAAGGACGTTTCATGATTTCTTCACAAGACTTTCTCAGACTCGCAGTAATATTCCTTCTATTGGGGAACTGTATCCAGAGCTCACGAATGATAAATCAGACCGGATTCTGGAGGATGTCAAGAAATGGCTAAAGACGGCCACAGAGAAGTTTGTTAAAGTCTCTTTGGAAAGTGACTCTTTGACGAAGGTTTCTATGCAGGCTGTCGAAGAACATATTTTAACATATTCTTCATATCTGGATAAGGTGGAGAAAAAGCAGTTGGCTAAAGTGCCATGCGATGCTGTGCTTGACCCCAAGACTTCATTTGCCATGCTACGCGGACAGAAATTTGATTTGGGTGATCGTGTTGTTTATGTTCAAGATTCTGGGAAAGTGCCACTGTTCTCTAAAGGTACAGTCGTTGGTTACACAACTCTTGGGTCGAGATTATCCATTCAAGTCCTCTTCGATAATGAGATTGTTGCTGCTAACAAGTTTGGCGGCAGATTGAGAACCAATCGTGGTCTAGGTCTTGATGCTTCATTCCTATTGAATATTACCAACAGACAATTCATTTACCATTCGAAGGCTTCAAAGGAAGCCACCGAGCAAAAGAAAACAATTAAGGGCTCCACTGCTGCTCAGAGAGCGAGAGTTGTGGATATTAAGAAACAAAGAGCTCACGATCTTTTGACTCATATCAAGAAACCTGACGGCGAAAATTCCACAAAGCCTAAGTTGAAAAAAGCTGAGCCTAAAACTAAAGATCAAAAGCCTGCCGTTTCAAACTTGGAAAATATCCCGGCAAGTGGGCCCAATGCGGGTGGTGCCAATACTATGTCTGCCAATACACTGTACAACGCGGTGGTGAACCAATATTCAAATGGTGGTTTTTACCCTCAGAACGTGGCACCATCGGGATCCCAACCAAATGGTGGCTTACCGTACCACTTACCACCGGGTTTTGTTCAACAGCCCTTCGTCCCAATGCAGCCACCGTATGCTAACCCAATTCATCCCATGAACGGACAACCACCTTTCCCTTTTCCTTTACCAAACCAAGCCCATCAAGAGCCTCCAAAGGTTGATGAAAAGGCAACTAACGGCTTGAGAAATGCTGTTAAAGGTAAGAATGTCAGAAAAAACATGAGCAATCAAAGAAGCGAAGGTCGGACGACTGACCGCCGTCCTGATGGTCACAAAAGCATGGGAAGTCATTCCAGAGGTGAGGATTCTAAAAAGCAAGAGCCAAAAGATTCGAAACCTGCCGCAGCTGAAAATTGA
- the BUD13 gene encoding Bud13p (similar to Saccharomyces cerevisiae BUD13 (YGL174W); ancestral locus Anc_8.127), with the protein MSLHSYLSDVYGSGSSKKKGKGKDKKKTSSNSSSSVIIKESSQTVFVNNSKDSNVSVLPRRDSNKKLWKNLDTDEVTTSGLGTLNVTKLSSGAHAGLQTAAQVEEQTKAKEARDKELSSRSVKNSKTVYRDERGRKIENYQEHLDQEREAEDLRERLKNKKMQEINMGEIQLYMKEHSLSEVPVVERHDTLASEDPEGLFKGKGDSVVVPRSFLGRRLYDKLCPENRFDISPGYRWDGVDRSNGFEKKWFAKQDELNEKRVQNYTLQEDE; encoded by the coding sequence ATGTCATTACACAGCTATCTGAGCGATGTTTATGGTTCTGGCTCATCCAAAAAGAAGGGCAAAGGgaaggataagaagaagaccagCTCGAATTCTAGCAGCTCCGTGATCATTAAGGAGAGCTCTCAGACTGTTTTCGTAAATAATTCTAAAGACTCCAACGTCTCAGTTTTACCTCGAAGGGACAGCAACAAGAAATTATGGAAGAATTTAGATACCGATGAAGTTACCACTAGTGGGTTGGGAACTTTAAATGTGACTAAATTATCATCCGGAGCACATGCTGGTTTACAAACAGCGGCACAAGTGGAAGAGCAGACTAAGGCCAAAGAAGCCCGAGATAAGGAACTCAGTTCAAGAAGCGtaaagaattcaaagacTGTCTACAGAGATGAAAGAGGTCGTAAGATCGAGAATTACCAGGAGCACTTGGATCAGGAGCGGGAAGCAGAAGATTTACGAGAACGCCTTAAGAATAAGAAAATGCAAGAGATAAACATGGGGGAAATTCAACTGTACATGAAGGAGCACTCATTGAGCGAAGTACCTGTGGTAGAGAGACACGATACACTGGCATCCGAAGATCCCGAAGGTCTCTTTAAGGGCAAAGGAGACTCAGTGGTTGTACCAAGGTCTTTTTTGGGAAGAAGGCTTTACGATAAATTGTGCCCAGAGAATCGATTTGATATATCACCAGGGTACAGATGGGATGGTGTAGACAGATCGAACGGTTTTGAGAAAAAATGGTTCGCCAAGCaggatgaattgaatgagAAACGAGTGCAAAACTACAcattacaagaagatgagtGA
- the NUP49 gene encoding FG-nucleoporin NUP49 (similar to Saccharomyces cerevisiae NUP49 (YGL172W); ancestral locus Anc_8.125), with protein MFSFNKASSAGAGTPSSTGLFGQKPTNTGGTGFSFGQNTGTTSTNAGSGTGFSFGGSQNANENKGGLFGSKPAGTDTGTGLSFGQQQPQQTSTNTGLFGNSGTNTNTGGLFGSGNTGTGTTGGGLFGSKPSGNTATSSLFGQNNTTTNQGGLFGNSGTSGGLFGSKPAGSSLFGNTSAAGPAVGGSLFGSQQPVQQQSALQSIGQLGITPMTKIIDLPPQLRQEIEQLDQYIQRQVQISQHLKADTSEHKELIDSIPRDIAYLLKTESLASQSLTEDLKKISSIKEITDQSIADTQTFSMILQQLLTPGSKISSIELDKFFHHRIQLYQDKLDDYFRVLSDIESAVNGIDTDVLGAHPNSSWLTKGDESSEYLDIFAIKTGINAVVSTVIEEFSLFMDTAERVAQIHQRVKELTAENYIRS; from the coding sequence ATGTTTAGTTTCAATAAGGCTTCGTCTGCAGGTGCTGGGACACCCAGTTCCACAGGTTTGTTTGGACAGAAACCGACCAATACAGGTGGTACTGGATTCAGTTTTGGTCAAAACACGGGAACGACTAGTACCAATGCCGGTAGTGGTACTGGATTCTCGTTTGGAGGAAGTCAAAATGCGAATGAGAATAAGGGCGGATTGTTTGGTAGTAAACCGGCGGGCACAGACACAGGAACAGGACTTTCGTTTGGCCAACAACAACCGCAACAAACTAGTACAAATACCGGTCTGTTTGGGAACAGCGGTACTAATACCAATACTGGTGGTCTGTTTGGAAGTGGAAACACCGGTACAGGGACAACCGGGGGCGGATTGTTCGGCTCCAAGCCATCTGGAAATACTgctacttcttctttattTGGTCAAAACAATACTACAACGAACCAGGGAGGCCTCTTCGGTAATTCAGGTACCAGCGGAGGGCTTTTTGGCTCTAAACCAGCTGGTAGCTCATTGTTCGGAAACACCAGTGCCGCGGGGCCAGCTGTGGGAGGTTCGCTGTTTGGGTCCCAGCAACCAGTACAGCAACAGTCCGCATTGCAGTCTATTGGGCAGTTAGGTATAACGCCTATGACCAAGATAATTGATCTCCCACCTCAGTTACGTCAGGAGATTGAACAGTTGGATCAGTACATACAAAGGCAGGTACAAATCTCTCAACATTTAAAAGCTGACACATCAGAACACAAAGAGCTAATCGATTCCATCCCGCGTGATATCGCCTACCTGCTCAAGACCGAATCTCTGGCAAGCCAGTCACTGACGGAAGACCTCAAGAAGATTTCCTCCATAAAAGAGATCACAGATCAAAGTATAGCCGATACACAAACTTTTTCGATGATATTACAACAATTACTCACGCCTGGCAGCAAGATCTCATCGATAGAGCTCGACAAGTTCTTCCATCACAGAATTCAACTGTATCAAGATAAACTAGATGACTACTTCCGCGTCCTATCTGATATTGAGAGCGCTGTTAATGGCATTGACACTGATGTACTCGGTGCCCATCCAAACTCTAGTTGGCTCACTAAAGGAGATGAGTCATCTGAATATCTCGATATTTTCGCCATCAAGACAGGAATAAATGCGGTGGTTTCCACCGTGATCGAAGAATTCAGCCTCTTCATGGACACAGCCGAGAGGGTCGCACAGATACACCAAAGAGTGAAAGAACTCACCGCAGAGAATTATATAAGGAGCTAA
- the ROK1 gene encoding RNA-dependent ATPase ROK1 (similar to Saccharomyces cerevisiae ROK1 (YGL171W); ancestral locus Anc_8.124) — MDIFRVLSRGANVKKNDKKVCKDVDFSMVENKNKEDDKNLSKELDFFHNKRIVKKVEDSKKTEEESFENQVHSLVENEIGQPKISNAEEAMALRKSYKSNVTGEDIPLPIGSFEDLITRFQFDKRLLNNLIENHFTEPTPIQSEGIPLALNNRDIVACAPTGSGKTLAFLIPLLQLIISDGKDSNGLKGLIISPTKELANQIFIECSKLAQKVFLDRKRPLQVALLSKSLNAKLKNKAVSDKKYDILVTTPLRLIDVVKNEALDLSGVKHIIFDEADKLFDKTFVEQTDDILSSCNNPKLRKSMFSATIPSNVEEIANSIMMDPVRVIIGHKDAANANIKQDVIYCGNEEGKLIAIRQLVQEGEFRPPVIIFLESITRAKALYHELMYDGLNVDVIHAERTQIQREKIIESFKSGELWCLICTDVLARGVDFKGVNLVINYDVPRTAQAYVHRIGRTGRGGRSGKAVTFYTNLDSLAIKPIINVMKQSGCEVAEWMDKFSKITRREKDKIKHGKAHIDRKQISTVPKVERLKRKRKRDMVEASKKRKQDEE, encoded by the coding sequence ATGGATATCTTTAGAGTCCTTTCAAGGGGAGCTAACGTTAAGAAAAACGACAAAaaagtttgcaaagatgTGGATTTTAGCATGGTAGAGAATAAGAACAAAGAGGACGATAAAAACCTCTCTAAAGAACTTGACTTTTTCCACAATAAGAgaatagtgaaaaaagtagAAGATTCGAAGAAAactgaggaagaatccTTTGAAAATCAAGTGCATTCATTAGTTGAGAATGAGATTGGTCAACCAAAAATCTCCAACGCTGAAGAAGCCATGGCTTTGCGTAAATCCTATAAATCAAATGTTACTGGTGAAGATATACCATTGCCGATCggatcttttgaagatcttaTAACAcgatttcaatttgataaacGTCTGCTGAATaatttgattgaaaatcatTTCACTGAACCAACTCCCATCCAATCTGAAGGTATTCCGCTGGCTCTTAACAATCGCGATATCGTGGCATGTGCTCCAACGGGTTCTGGTAAGACCTTGGCCTTTCTAATACCTTTACTGCAGCTAATCATCTCTGATGGTAAAGATTCCAATGGTCTAAAAGGCCTAATTATATCACCAACTAAGGAACTGGCGAATCAGATTTTCATAGAATGTTCCAAATTGGCTCAGAAGGTTTTTTTGGATAGGAAAAGACCATTACAAGTTGCCTTGCTGTCAAAATCTCTTAATGCCAAGCTTAAAAACAAGGCGGTGAGCGATAAGAAATACGACATATTAGTTACTACTCCCTTGAGATTAATAGACGTGGTGAAAAATGAAGCTTTAGATCTATCAGGAGTGAAACACATTAtctttgatgaagctgatAAGCTTTTCGACAAAACGTTCGTTGAACAGACAGATGATATATTGAGCTCCTGTAACAACCCAAAACTGCGTAAATCAATGTTTTCCGCAACTATACCTTCTAATGTAGAAGAAATCGCTAATAGCATTATGATGGATCCCGTAAGAGTCATCATCGGTCATAAAGATGCAGCAAATGCCAACATCAAGCAAGATGTAATTTACTGTGGTAATGAAGAAGGGAAACTAATTGCCATAAGGCAATTGGTTCAGGAAGGTGAGTTTCGTCCACCAgttatcattttcttggAATCCATTACCAGAGCCAAGGCTCTGTACCATGAACTGATGTACGATGGATTAAATGTGGACGTCATTCATGCAGAGAGAACCCAAATTCAGAGAGAAAAGATTATCGAATCTTTTAAGAGTGGCGAATTGTGGTGTTTAATCTGTACCGACGTTCTTGCCCGTGgtgttgatttcaaaggtgTCAATCTTGTCATAAACTATGACGTGCCAAGGACGGCACAAGCTTACGTGCACAGAATCGGTAGAACTGGTAGAGGGGGCCGCTCAGGGAAAGCAGTCACTTTTTACACAAACCTAGATTCTTTGGCAATCAAACCCATCATCAATGTGATGAAGCAAAGCGGTTGCGAAGTGGCCGAGTGGATGGACAAGTTCTCAAAGATTACTAGAAGGGAAAAGGATAAGATCAAGCACGGTAAAGCACATATTGATAGAAAGCAAATTAGTACAGTACCTAAAGTGGAGAGATTAAAGAGGAAGCGTAAGCGGGATATGGTTGAAGCGTCTAAAAAGAGGaaacaagatgaagaataa
- the ATP20 gene encoding F1F0 ATP synthase subunit g (similar to Saccharomyces cerevisiae ATP20 (YPR020W); ancestral locus Anc_8.123): MLGRIQAFTTGLVSKTTSFATKTIYYGKVGAELSKQVYLKEGLQPPSIADFKKVYSQLYKKSLHYAVKPKEVVEIVKTLSKNDALRYGAFAVQIVGFYSIGEVIGRRHLVGYKNYQPSHH; the protein is encoded by the coding sequence ATGTTGGGCAGAATTCAGGCATTTACCACCGGTTTAGTCTCTAAAACCACCTCTTTTGCAACCAAGACCATTTACTACGGTAAAGTCGGTGCCGAACTATCAAAGCAAGTCTACTTGAAAGAGGGTTTGCAACCACCATCTATTgcagatttcaagaaagtgtACTCTCAGCTATATAAGAAATCCTTGCACTATGCTGTGAAGCCAAAGGAAGTTGTGGAAATTGTCAAGACTTTATCCAAAAATGACGCTTTGAGATATGGTGCTTTCGCTGTTCAAATCGTTGGTTTCTACTCTATTGGTGAAGTTATTGGTAGAAGACACCTTGTCGGTTACAAGAACTACCAGCCTAGCCACCATTAG